A genomic segment from Chitinophaga niabensis encodes:
- a CDS encoding molybdenum cofactor biosynthesis protein MoaE, with protein MEQLIRIAEHIDTAEAIAFVQSEKSGGIVTFIGTVRNQTQQKKVLKLVFECYEPMAILEMEKIAAQMQEKWQVQRVAILHVTGEKLPGEVVVAIAVAAPHRGAAFEACQYAIDTLKETVPIWKQEFFEDGAVWVAAHP; from the coding sequence ATGGAACAACTGATCAGGATCGCTGAGCATATCGATACAGCAGAAGCCATTGCATTCGTACAATCAGAAAAGAGCGGCGGCATCGTTACTTTTATTGGTACTGTACGGAATCAAACGCAGCAGAAAAAAGTACTGAAGCTCGTATTTGAATGTTACGAGCCCATGGCCATCCTGGAAATGGAAAAGATCGCCGCACAGATGCAGGAAAAATGGCAGGTGCAGCGGGTAGCTATCTTACATGTAACAGGAGAGAAATTACCGGGAGAAGTTGTGGTGGCCATTGCCGTGGCTGCACCACATCGCGGAGCTGCTTTTGAGGCCTGCCAGTATGCCATTGATACTTTAAAGGAAACGGTACCTATCTGGAAACAGGAGTTTTTTGAAGATGGGGCAGTTTGGGTGGCGGCGCATCCGTGA
- the moaA gene encoding GTP 3',8-cyclase MoaA: MLKDNHQRTINYVRLAVTDRCNLRCTYCMPENMQFLERSSLLSYEEIVRLMQVLTDAGINKIRITGGEPFLRKDLMLLLEQLAPMAGISITTNGVLTAPFIPALKALGIHQINLSLDTLQADRFFRITRRDQFSAVQQTLETLLAHEMDIKINMVVMDGMNTDELIDFTELTRSHAVSVRFIEEMPFNGQGNRFSGINWNYLRILDTIRSQYTLEKITDAPNSTSMNYRIPEHKGSIGVIPAYSRTFCGTCNRIRITPTGGLKTCLYGDDVLNVKSLFREGSTDIELLEHLQAALQHRAKDGFEAAASNTHAQLESMSVIGG; the protein is encoded by the coding sequence ATGTTGAAGGATAATCACCAGCGAACGATCAATTATGTGAGATTAGCGGTAACGGACCGGTGCAATCTCCGCTGTACCTATTGTATGCCGGAAAATATGCAATTCCTGGAAAGGTCGTCCCTGCTCAGTTATGAAGAGATCGTACGTTTAATGCAGGTATTAACGGATGCCGGCATCAACAAGATACGGATCACCGGCGGCGAACCCTTTTTGCGGAAAGACCTCATGCTGCTGCTGGAACAACTGGCTCCCATGGCCGGTATTTCAATCACCACCAATGGTGTACTCACCGCTCCTTTTATTCCTGCACTCAAAGCCCTGGGTATCCATCAGATCAATCTCAGCCTGGATACCCTGCAGGCCGATCGTTTTTTCCGGATCACCCGCCGTGATCAGTTCAGCGCCGTACAGCAAACGCTGGAAACCCTGCTGGCGCATGAAATGGATATAAAGATCAATATGGTGGTGATGGACGGGATGAATACCGATGAACTGATCGATTTTACGGAACTTACCCGCAGCCATGCGGTATCCGTAAGATTTATTGAAGAAATGCCTTTTAACGGGCAGGGAAATCGTTTTTCCGGCATCAACTGGAATTACCTCCGTATACTGGATACCATTCGTTCTCAATATACCCTTGAAAAAATAACTGACGCGCCAAACAGCACATCCATGAATTACCGGATCCCGGAACATAAAGGCAGTATTGGCGTAATCCCGGCCTATAGCCGTACTTTCTGCGGAACCTGCAACAGGATCAGGATCACGCCTACCGGTGGCTTGAAAACCTGCCTTTACGGAGATGATGTATTAAATGTAAAAAGCTTATTCCGGGAAGGAAGTACAGATATCGAACTCCTGGAACATCTGCAGGCTGCATTGCAACACAGGGCGAAAGATGGTTTTGAAGCTGCGGCATCCAACACGCATGCACAGCTGGAAAGTATGTCTGTTATTGGTGGCTAA
- the mobA gene encoding molybdenum cofactor guanylyltransferase produces the protein MISDNNIKGLVLCGGLSTRMQQDKSQIAYHGKPQWQYLHDLLKTFLPEVYLSCRPEQEFPGCDNLIPDSVMGAGPSSGLLSAYAAYPDAAWLVLACDLPLISEHSIAYLLNNRDERKAATAFLSPFNFSPEPLITIWEPAALAALESEFRQGKNCPRKTLLKVEVEILKNPYSTEQFNANTPDEMKDAMDKIN, from the coding sequence ATGATATCGGATAATAACATAAAAGGCCTGGTATTATGTGGTGGCCTGAGTACCCGCATGCAGCAGGATAAAAGCCAGATCGCTTATCATGGCAAACCCCAGTGGCAATACCTCCACGACCTGTTAAAAACCTTCCTGCCGGAAGTGTATCTCTCCTGCCGGCCGGAACAGGAATTTCCGGGCTGCGACAACCTTATTCCGGACAGTGTAATGGGTGCAGGGCCTTCCTCCGGGTTGCTCAGCGCCTATGCCGCATACCCTGATGCAGCCTGGCTGGTATTGGCCTGCGACCTTCCGCTGATCAGTGAACACAGTATTGCTTACCTGCTGAACAACAGGGATGAGCGCAAAGCGGCTACGGCTTTTCTTAGCCCGTTTAACTTTTCTCCGGAACCATTGATCACTATCTGGGAACCTGCCGCGCTGGCTGCTTTGGAAAGTGAATTCAGGCAAGGGAAGAATTGTCCGCGTAAAACTTTACTGAAGGTAGAAGTGGAGATCCTGAAGAATCCGTATAGTACAGAGCAGTTTAATGCGAATACCCCGGATGAAATGAAGGATGCGATGGATAAGATCAATTAA
- the moaD gene encoding molybdopterin converting factor subunit 1, producing MRVLLFGIMKDIVAAKTLTIEAELPTVGDLKRWLKQEYPAVQNLKAVMIAVNKTYAADETILSPEDEIAIIPPLSGG from the coding sequence ATGAGAGTTTTGTTATTCGGCATCATGAAAGATATCGTAGCTGCCAAAACACTGACAATAGAGGCGGAACTCCCCACCGTAGGGGATCTGAAACGCTGGCTGAAACAGGAATATCCTGCCGTTCAGAACCTGAAAGCGGTAATGATCGCGGTGAACAAAACTTATGCGGCAGATGAAACCATCCTTTCCCCGGAAGATGAAATTGCCATCATTCCACCTTTAAGCGGAGGTTAA